A segment of the Actinomycetota bacterium genome:
CGCGTGCCGCCGGGCTCGCGCGTCACGACAACCTTCCTTCCTTGGGCTTCGAGCACTTCATACAAGAGCTTCACCTGCGTCGATTTCCCGCAGCCCTCGACGCCCTCGAAAGCGAAGAACAGGCCGCGGCGCTCGCCCCCGGAGATCGGGCGAGGGTGGAACTGTAGACCCTTGATGCGACCGCGAACCTTCCCGATGATGGCCTTCGGTCGCATAGCGCGGATCGCGGTGATCCCCGCCAGCATCAGGAACCCGCCGCCCGCCCACATCACGACGCGTACGCCTGCCAGGTCGATGATGTATCCGCCGGCGTGAACGGTGTGATTGCCGATCGCCCCGGCGAGCAGCGGCCAGCCGCCGAGCGCCACGAACAGCGACAGCATGATCCCGGTGTACAGCGTCGCGAAGGTGCGGCCGCGGAGCCGGTCCTCGACGCGCTCTTGGAGCAGCGTGAAGATCGTGACCCACGCGACGCCGGCGCCGAACCCGACGAAGAGCGTCGCAGCGATCGCCGGAGTAATCGACGTCATCGACGAGACGATGATCACCGAGAAGCCTGAGAGGATCAGCCCCAATGGGAAGATGCGCTCGCGAGCCACCCGTCGCGCGATCGCGCCGGCCGTGATCATGCCGCCGACGAGCCCGATGCCGACGGCGACGATCAGCGCGCCCCACGCCGTCTGTGCGGCCGCCTTGGAGCCGTCCACGATCCGTGAGGCGAAGATCGGGCCGAGGGCGATAACCGCTCCCCCGCCGGTGAAGGCGATCCATGCGCCCGTGACGAGCGTGCGTACGGTCCGGTCGGAGCGGACGAACCGCAAACCCTCCGCGAAATCGCGGAAGGCATGGGCCGCGTCGAACGTTTCGGTCAGCGCGCGCTTGGCTTTCATGAGGTGCGCCGGGAACGTGGCGACCATCGCGGCGGAGAAGAGGAACGTCAGGGCATCGACGAAGAACGCGAGCGACGTCGGATGCTCCTTCAACACGCTGAAGGCGCTTATGTTGCTGCCGAGCACGCCCGCCAGCCCGCCGAGGCCGGCGACGAGCGCGCCCGCGAGCGGGAACGTTCCGTAAGTAGTGATCAGCGAGAGTTGGTTCGCCGTCATCAGCTCGTGCCGCTCGACCAGGTTGGGGAGCGTCGCCTCCTTCGCCGGGGACCACAGCAGCGTGAGCATCTCCATCACCGCGGACACCAGGAACAGCGCCCAGAGGTGGCGGATCCACGGCAGCGAAGCGATCAGTCCGGCCCGCATGAGGTCGGCCGTGATCATCAAGCGCCGCCGGTCGAAGCGGTCGGCGAGCACCCCAGCGAACGGTCCGAAGAACAATCCCGGCACGACGCGGAAGAGGAGCACGCCGCCGACCGCGAACTCCGCGTTCCCTTCGGAGAGGTTCTGGACGAAGATCGTCAGGGCGAAGACGCCGAGCCAGTCCCCCAGGCTCGAAACGGTCGTGACCGCCCATAACCGGCGGAAGTAGCGGCGCTTCAGCAGCGAGAGAAGGGAAGAAGGCTTCTCACTCGGCGGGACGAGTTCGTGCTGCGTCGAGCGCTTCTCGGCTATGGCTTGGATCCTCCTGTCCGCCGGGGCCCCTCGCCCCTGCGGTCAGGGTAGCACTCAGGTTTCCGAGCCAGGCGTCTCTGAGGAGGCCGCGCTTTCGGCGGAAGGAGCCGCCCCGACGCGGGTTTTTTCGAGGGCGTCGGCGGTCGCCGCCTCGATCGCCTCGCGCTCGAACGTGCGCTCGCAAGCCAAGCATTTCGCGCCCGACTCGGCGTCGGCCACGACCGGGCCTTTGCACTCCGGGCACGCCCCGATCGGCGGCTCCCAGATCGCGTAATCGCAATCGGGATAGCGGTTGCACGACCAGAACGTCCGCTTCCGCTTCGTCCGCTTGCGGACGACACGGCCTTCCTTGCATTTCGGGCAGACGATCTCGGGGCCTTCGACCTCGTCGAGATTCTTCGTTCCCTTGCACTTCGGATAGTCCGGGCATCCGAGGAAGGCTCCGAACCGTCCCACTCGCTTGAGCATCGGCTTGCCGCAGATCGGGCACGGGATGTCGGTCTGCTCGGGCTCGGGACGACCCGGCTTCCCGTCGCCTCCCGCTTCCTCGACCGCCATCCTGGCCTTGCAATCGGGGAACCGCTCGCACGATAGGAACCAGCCGTAGCGACCCCACGTCTTCTTCATCTTCGCACCGGTCTCCGCGCCGCACTCCGGGCAGACGATGTCGGTGGTCTCCATCGGACGTTCGGCCTTCTCTTCGGCCCGCTCCGCGATCTCGGAGACCTCGTTGAAGAAGGTGCGGACGACCGGCTCCCAGTCGAGTTCGCCCTCTGCGATCTTGTCGAGCTCCTGTTCCATCTCAACGGTGAACCCGAGGTCGACGACCTTCGGGTAGACGTCGGACAGGAAGTCGCACACGACGATGCCGAGCTCGGTCGGAACCAGCCGTTTCCGATCGGACTCCACGTACTTGCGGTCGTGCAGCGTCGACATGATCTGCGCGTAGGTCGACGGCCGGCCGATGCCGAGCTCCTCGAGGGCTTTCACGAGAGACGCCTCGGTGAAGCGCGGCGGCGGCTCGGTGAAGTGCTGCGAGGGGGTCAGCTCGTTGAGCGCGAGCGACTGGCCTTCTTCGAGGTTGGGCAGCGCTCCCTCCTGCTCCTCTTCGGGCGTCGGATCGTCGCGGCCCTCGCTGTACACGCGCATGAAGCCGTCGAAGCGGACCGTCTGCCCGCTCGCGCGGAAGGTCCGTTCGCCGGCCGAAACGTCGACCGACACGGCGTCGAAGATCGCTTGCGCCATCTGGGACGCGACGGCACGCTGCCAGATAAGGGTGTATAGCCGGACCTGATCCTTCTCGAGGTAGCTCGCGACCGAGTCGGGGTCACGCAGCGCGGACGTGGGCCGGATGGCTTCGTGCGCCTCCTGCGCCCGCGACTGCTTCGACTTGAAGCGGCGCGGCTTGTCGAGCGCGTACTCCTTGCCGAAGCGATCCCGGACGACTTCGGAGATCTCGGTGAGGGCCTGATCCGCAACCTGCGGCGAGTCGGTTCGCATGTACGTGATCAAGCCGACCGATCCCTCGGTGCCGATCTCGACGCCTTCGTAGAGCTGCTGGGCGACGACCATCGTCCGCTTCGCCGAGAAGCCGAGCTTGCGCGAGGCTTCCTGCTGGAGCGTAGAGGTGATGAACGGAGGCGCGGGGTTCCGGCGGCGTTCCTGGCGCTTGACCTGCGCGACGCCCCACGACGCGTCGCGGACCTCGTCGACGACCGCTTGCGCCGTTGCTTCCTCGGGAAGCTCGAACTTCTCCTTCTCGAGGTACGGGTAACGCGCCGTGAATGTCTCGCCCTTGTCGGTGGCGAGCAGCGCCTCGATCGTCCAGTACTCGCGCGGCTCGAACGCCTGGATCTCGCGCTCGCGATCCACGACGAGACGCAGCGCCGCCGACTGGACGCGACCCGCGGAGATTCCGCTGCGGACCTTGCGCCACAGGATGGGAGAGATGCGATAGCCGACGATACGGTCCACCGCGCGCCGGGCTTGCTGCGCGTTGACCAAGTTGTCGTCGATGTCGCGCGGGTTGGCGAAAGCCTCGCGGATCGCCGTCTGCGTGATCTCGGTGAAGGTCACACGACGCGCGCGTTCGGGCGCCAGCTTCGCGGCGTCGGCGATGTGCCAGGCGATCGCCTCCCCCTCGCGGTCGTGGTCGGTCGCGAGGAAGACGGTCGGCGCGTCCTTGGCCTCCTTACGCAGGTCGGAGATGAACTTCTTCGCCTTCGTGATGACGTGATAGTCCATCTTGACGCCGCCGTTGACCTCGACGCCCAGCCCGGTTTTGGTCGACTTCGGCAGGTCCCGGACGTGACCCATCGAGGCCACGACGTGATAGTCCGGGCCCAAGTACTTGCCGATGGTCTTCGCCTTGGTCGGCGATTCGACTACGACGATGTTCTTCGCCATCAACTCTCCGAGAGGAGGTGGGTACGGGGGAGATGCGTATAGACCCTTCCGGGGCCGGGCTTGTAGCGCCGCATCCGCGCCCTGTCAACTGCTGGGGCCGCGACCAGGGCAGATAACGACGCTCGCGCGGATATCATTCCCGAGCCATGGAAGCGTTCGTCGAGGGGTTCGCGAAGCACGGCTACCTTGCCGTTTTCCTCCTGATGCTCGCAGAAACGGTCTTCCCGCCGATCCCCTCCGAGGTGACGATGCCGTTCGCCGGGTTCCTCGCATCCCCCGACCGGCCGCTCGACGCGATACAGCTCAAT
Coding sequences within it:
- the tmk gene encoding dTMP kinase, encoding MQAIAEKRSTQHELVPPSEKPSSLLSLLKRRYFRRLWAVTTVSSLGDWLGVFALTIFVQNLSEGNAEFAVGGVLLFRVVPGLFFGPFAGVLADRFDRRRLMITADLMRAGLIASLPWIRHLWALFLVSAVMEMLTLLWSPAKEATLPNLVERHELMTANQLSLITTYGTFPLAGALVAGLGGLAGVLGSNISAFSVLKEHPTSLAFFVDALTFLFSAAMVATFPAHLMKAKRALTETFDAAHAFRDFAEGLRFVRSDRTVRTLVTGAWIAFTGGGAVIALGPIFASRIVDGSKAAAQTAWGALIVAVGIGLVGGMITAGAIARRVARERIFPLGLILSGFSVIIVSSMTSITPAIAATLFVGFGAGVAWVTIFTLLQERVEDRLRGRTFATLYTGIMLSLFVALGGWPLLAGAIGNHTVHAGGYIIDLAGVRVVMWAGGGFLMLAGITAIRAMRPKAIIGKVRGRIKGLQFHPRPISGGERRGLFFAFEGVEGCGKSTQVKLLYEVLEAQGRKVVVTREPGGTRIAERIRHVVLDPDCKEMDPKTEALLYAASRAQHVSEVIRPALEVGSIVLCDRYLDSSLAYQGIARGLGEDDVMRLNAWATDEMLPDLVLLLHLDAELGLARTKGDPDRMEQEDVAFHRKVGEAYLHLARSFPSRFAVIDAAGSIEEVQRQVRTAILPFMREGI
- the topA gene encoding type I DNA topoisomerase — its product is MAKNIVVVESPTKAKTIGKYLGPDYHVVASMGHVRDLPKSTKTGLGVEVNGGVKMDYHVITKAKKFISDLRKEAKDAPTVFLATDHDREGEAIAWHIADAAKLAPERARRVTFTEITQTAIREAFANPRDIDDNLVNAQQARRAVDRIVGYRISPILWRKVRSGISAGRVQSAALRLVVDREREIQAFEPREYWTIEALLATDKGETFTARYPYLEKEKFELPEEATAQAVVDEVRDASWGVAQVKRQERRRNPAPPFITSTLQQEASRKLGFSAKRTMVVAQQLYEGVEIGTEGSVGLITYMRTDSPQVADQALTEISEVVRDRFGKEYALDKPRRFKSKQSRAQEAHEAIRPTSALRDPDSVASYLEKDQVRLYTLIWQRAVASQMAQAIFDAVSVDVSAGERTFRASGQTVRFDGFMRVYSEGRDDPTPEEEQEGALPNLEEGQSLALNELTPSQHFTEPPPRFTEASLVKALEELGIGRPSTYAQIMSTLHDRKYVESDRKRLVPTELGIVVCDFLSDVYPKVVDLGFTVEMEQELDKIAEGELDWEPVVRTFFNEVSEIAERAEEKAERPMETTDIVCPECGAETGAKMKKTWGRYGWFLSCERFPDCKARMAVEEAGGDGKPGRPEPEQTDIPCPICGKPMLKRVGRFGAFLGCPDYPKCKGTKNLDEVEGPEIVCPKCKEGRVVRKRTKRKRTFWSCNRYPDCDYAIWEPPIGACPECKGPVVADAESGAKCLACERTFEREAIEAATADALEKTRVGAAPSAESAASSETPGSET